The proteins below are encoded in one region of Myxococcales bacterium:
- the pcnB gene encoding polynucleotide adenylyltransferase PcnB: MVKKKLDNPKVYPKRFDPELLDSDAISVTKELNARGYDAYLVGGCVRDLLLGHKPKDFDVATNALPEQVKASFRRCRIIGRRFRLAHVVFGREKVIEVATYRKDPSASNDGSDAGDLLIRHDNVFGNAEEDALRRDFTINALYYDVKRQEVIDYVDGMPDLDTPVIRTIGFPGIRFQEDPVRMLRAVKFAARLDAGIAPEVYEAMVFFRDELARAAKPRLFEELLKLLRCGASQRAFYLLWDSGLLSVILPELMPYVEEQSVHDYRIWQRLAEIDKAATQGTLYDEAVLMNALFFDALVETLQVRVIVSKLSKSFLNRLLHDLSYQDVYVTVC, encoded by the coding sequence AATGCCAGAGGTTATGACGCCTATCTTGTCGGAGGCTGCGTCCGGGACTTGTTGCTGGGACATAAGCCGAAAGACTTTGACGTTGCTACCAATGCTCTTCCTGAACAAGTTAAGGCAAGCTTTCGTCGTTGCCGCATTATTGGTCGGCGTTTTCGTTTGGCCCATGTGGTTTTCGGCCGCGAAAAAGTGATTGAAGTAGCCACCTATCGCAAAGATCCCAGTGCGAGCAACGATGGATCCGATGCAGGTGATTTACTCATCAGGCATGACAATGTGTTTGGCAATGCAGAGGAAGACGCACTTCGTCGAGATTTTACAATCAACGCTCTGTATTACGATGTGAAACGGCAAGAAGTGATCGACTACGTTGATGGCATGCCGGACTTAGACACGCCGGTAATTCGTACGATTGGTTTCCCAGGCATTCGTTTTCAAGAAGATCCCGTACGCATGCTGCGTGCTGTAAAGTTTGCCGCGCGACTTGATGCCGGTATTGCTCCCGAAGTGTATGAGGCCATGGTTTTTTTTCGAGACGAGCTCGCGCGTGCGGCCAAGCCTCGTTTGTTTGAAGAACTGTTGAAGCTCTTGCGGTGTGGCGCATCGCAGCGTGCGTTCTATTTGCTTTGGGATAGTGGCCTTCTTAGTGTCATTCTTCCAGAATTAATGCCTTATGTTGAAGAGCAAAGCGTGCACGATTACCGCATTTGGCAGAGACTTGCCGAGATCGATAAGGCTGCCACGCAAGGTACCTTGTACGATGAGGCAGTCTTAATGAATGCGCTTTTCTTTGATGCTTTAGTTGAGACTCTTCAGGTCAGAGTGATCGTGTCCAAGCTTTCGAAGAGTTTTTTGAACCGATTGTTGCACGATTTGTCGTACCAAGACGTTTACGTGACCGTATGTTAG
- a CDS encoding type III pantothenate kinase has protein sequence MLLAVDVGNTQTVLGVYRGKELVHHFRVESASSRTSDEYRVLLSQLMREIDLTPSAIDACIMASVVPVLGETFRIAIEKTFSVTTLIVGPGIRTGMPVLYDNPKEVGADRIVNAVAAFERFGGGAIVVDFGTATTFDCISPKGEYLGGVIAPGVRVSAEALAQKAAKLPRAEIRKPQRVVGRNTLESMQSGFVYGYVALVDGLVARLKEELNFPCAVIATGGLARLIHSESTTIEELDDNLTLDGLRILFERNCCDAA, from the coding sequence ATGCTCCTTGCGGTAGACGTTGGAAACACGCAGACGGTCCTCGGGGTGTATCGTGGTAAAGAGCTTGTGCATCATTTTCGAGTTGAGTCGGCCAGTAGTCGCACGAGCGACGAGTATCGCGTTCTTCTTTCTCAGCTTATGCGTGAGATCGATTTGACTCCGAGTGCCATTGATGCCTGTATCATGGCATCTGTTGTCCCGGTGCTTGGAGAGACCTTTCGAATTGCTATAGAAAAAACCTTTTCGGTAACAACCTTAATTGTGGGTCCTGGGATTCGCACTGGCATGCCGGTTCTGTACGACAACCCGAAGGAGGTGGGCGCCGATCGCATCGTCAATGCCGTTGCAGCGTTCGAGCGTTTCGGGGGTGGAGCGATCGTGGTTGATTTTGGTACGGCGACAACCTTTGATTGCATTTCTCCCAAGGGAGAATATCTCGGAGGCGTGATAGCACCTGGTGTGCGGGTGTCAGCAGAAGCTTTGGCTCAAAAAGCAGCTAAGCTTCCTCGTGCGGAGATACGCAAACCGCAACGTGTGGTTGGGCGCAATACGCTAGAGTCTATGCAGTCGGGTTTTGTCTATGGCTACGTTGCTCTTGTCGATGGCCTTGTTGCGAGATTAAAAGAGGAACTTAATTTTCCGTGTGCAGTGATTGCCACAGGTGGTCTTGCACGGCTCATCCACAGTGAATCAACGACCATTGAAGAACTCGACGATAACCTGACACTCGATGGCTTGCGGATCCTTTTCGAGCGCAATTGTTGCGATGCAGCGTAG
- a CDS encoding iron ABC transporter permease — protein MQRSMGSQHRRFTLVLVSGLLLLLGLMLLATSIGETPINLSRAFDSSLVQNPDRVMLFSVRLPRVVMGALCGIALGVVGASLQALLKNPLADPYVLGTSGGAALGGTLVLVMGASVNRALFLPMGAFVGALAATAFVYFIATKSDSLSVTGVLLAGIVVNAFASAAITFIKLLVSATQAHELLFWLVGAIGYEPWSILGVVSIYVFVGSTIMVMLSGRMNLMSLGDSAANHLGVELKRIKSILFIATALVVGGVVSFCGMIGFVGLVVPHGVRLVLGPDHRWVVPVSAFAGGAFLVLADLGARMLFHWLGSEAPVGAVTAMIGCPLFLWLLSRGNLQERLPL, from the coding sequence ATGCAGCGTAGTATGGGCTCGCAGCATCGACGTTTTACTCTGGTATTGGTTTCGGGATTGTTGCTGCTCTTGGGGTTAATGTTGCTTGCCACTTCGATAGGCGAAACGCCTATTAATTTATCCAGAGCATTCGATTCTTCGTTGGTGCAGAACCCTGATCGCGTGATGCTGTTTTCGGTACGGCTTCCTCGGGTCGTGATGGGCGCCTTGTGCGGTATTGCTTTGGGCGTTGTGGGTGCTTCGTTGCAAGCCTTGCTTAAAAATCCCTTGGCCGATCCTTATGTGCTTGGGACCAGTGGTGGTGCAGCTCTTGGCGGGACCTTGGTACTAGTGATGGGTGCGTCGGTGAACCGAGCTTTGTTTCTCCCGATGGGTGCTTTTGTTGGAGCGTTAGCTGCTACAGCCTTTGTTTATTTTATTGCAACCAAAAGCGATAGTTTGAGTGTGACGGGTGTGCTTTTGGCGGGCATCGTGGTGAACGCGTTTGCTTCTGCAGCGATTACTTTCATTAAGCTTCTGGTGAGTGCCACCCAGGCGCATGAGTTGCTGTTTTGGCTAGTTGGCGCGATTGGCTACGAACCCTGGTCTATCCTTGGGGTTGTATCAATCTATGTGTTTGTTGGTAGCACAATTATGGTGATGCTTTCAGGCCGTATGAACCTGATGAGTTTGGGTGACAGCGCAGCGAATCATTTGGGCGTGGAGCTAAAGCGCATCAAAAGCATTTTGTTTATTGCCACAGCACTTGTAGTTGGAGGGGTGGTTTCCTTTTGCGGCATGATTGGTTTTGTGGGTCTTGTTGTTCCCCATGGGGTACGACTCGTTCTAGGCCCCGATCACCGCTGGGTTGTGCCCGTCAGTGCCTTTGCCGGTGGCGCTTTTCTGGTTTTAGCTGATTTGGGAGCGCGCATGCTTTTTCACTGGCTGGGGAGCGAAGCTCCTGTAGGTGCTGTAACAGCCATGATTGGTTGTCCTTTGTTCTTGTGGCTACTTAGTCGTGGCAATCTTCAAGAACGTTTACCGCTCTAA
- a CDS encoding FHA domain-containing protein, with protein MVRLIAKSRENQGESASRLEYSFEQDRIVIGRGRGADVRLPQLCISIHHATLARQGEQFVIIDHNSTNGTWLNGARLHPMHPKVLCTGDLVTVGDFLLVFHNNQTGHALTNTEHSAEMARRIVRDILSTTQGRIPRPKLIFTQGPQQGRSVLLPAAPARLIVGRSEHCDIPLSDADAAREHLALLCKSEGYLAESLLEDGELNINGKLLRERLLQHNDVLTVGKSSLRFEDAAEALIQELDGKEDQTLKIEPGVPATEALSPKASETAIQLPPKANVSATLDWIIYSIAAIVIGLSIVGLVLLFSNP; from the coding sequence ATGGTCCGTTTGATAGCAAAATCACGTGAAAATCAGGGAGAAAGCGCCTCTCGCCTGGAGTACAGCTTTGAGCAGGACCGTATTGTGATTGGGCGAGGGCGCGGCGCCGATGTGAGGCTGCCGCAACTGTGCATCAGTATTCATCACGCAACTCTTGCAAGGCAAGGGGAGCAATTCGTCATTATCGACCACAATTCCACTAACGGCACCTGGCTCAACGGCGCGCGGCTCCATCCGATGCACCCCAAGGTCCTGTGCACAGGTGATTTAGTCACGGTTGGAGATTTTCTGCTTGTTTTTCACAACAACCAAACAGGTCACGCCCTTACGAACACCGAGCACAGCGCGGAGATGGCTAGACGAATTGTACGCGATATCCTTTCGACGACCCAAGGCCGTATCCCGCGCCCCAAACTCATCTTTACGCAAGGGCCTCAACAAGGGCGCAGTGTATTGCTTCCGGCGGCTCCTGCTCGACTGATTGTGGGGCGGAGTGAACACTGCGATATTCCGTTGTCAGACGCCGACGCTGCCCGAGAACACCTTGCTTTGCTTTGCAAAAGCGAAGGCTACCTTGCTGAAAGCTTACTTGAAGATGGTGAGCTTAATATTAACGGCAAATTGCTTCGAGAGCGCCTCTTACAACACAACGATGTTCTCACTGTCGGCAAAAGTAGCCTTCGCTTTGAAGACGCTGCCGAAGCGCTTATTCAAGAACTCGACGGCAAAGAAGATCAGACACTAAAAATCGAACCAGGTGTTCCAGCCACCGAAGCACTTAGCCCCAAAGCCAGTGAAACAGCGATTCAACTTCCCCCAAAAGCCAATGTATCGGCAACCCTCGACTGGATCATTTACAGCATCGCAGCCATCGTCATAGGCCTAAGCATTGTTGGCTTGGTTTTGTTGTTCAGCAATCCCTAG
- a CDS encoding PilZ domain-containing protein — protein MQAAVDRRIQHEPRIPFNASVELANQTFDAAVEADGVDLSPRGLKVRAPMMPELGSWLRCRFQVEPGAPGVEAEGEVVWISDSGSHMGEFGVRFAQVDPDIEQWVRDFAERHSGEDFEEEFSGVRQKDDLDEADQRLADFSMSTELRIDHLRTPVLTRMAHQAKDLVILEQDLPFLRIHTGVEVADSEWGQKAGRLASVDLQMVGNMPKLCLGVIFDDFGSASSVAHKSPDTVQDLEAPEPPPLDLSKQGPIVEQKSFDYEDMPTPVHNSAPQLLMKALQAEREEEYQEQRQQEREEQRVHAFETEKQTKKDDISASFPTKESYLFQRDSTMLGRVQTGLARAAVQTVAHLSTRSAMLRERIHQLSSKRQSKSISRGSKKM, from the coding sequence ATGCAAGCAGCAGTGGATCGGCGAATACAGCATGAGCCCCGTATTCCCTTTAACGCATCCGTTGAGCTCGCAAATCAGACATTTGATGCTGCTGTTGAGGCAGATGGAGTAGATTTATCACCACGCGGTCTCAAGGTACGCGCGCCGATGATGCCCGAGCTTGGTTCTTGGCTTCGCTGTCGTTTTCAAGTTGAGCCGGGAGCACCAGGCGTTGAAGCAGAAGGCGAAGTGGTTTGGATCAGCGATAGTGGCTCTCACATGGGAGAGTTTGGCGTACGGTTTGCGCAAGTCGATCCCGATATCGAACAGTGGGTACGCGACTTCGCTGAACGTCATTCCGGTGAGGATTTCGAGGAAGAATTTTCAGGAGTTCGTCAAAAAGATGATTTAGACGAGGCCGATCAGCGTTTGGCTGACTTCAGTATGTCAACGGAGCTACGTATTGATCATCTCCGCACCCCCGTGTTGACGCGCATGGCTCATCAAGCCAAAGATCTCGTGATTCTTGAGCAAGACTTGCCTTTTTTGCGAATTCACACGGGTGTTGAGGTAGCGGATTCAGAGTGGGGACAAAAAGCAGGGCGTCTCGCTTCTGTTGACCTACAGATGGTCGGAAATATGCCGAAGTTGTGCCTGGGTGTGATCTTCGATGATTTCGGGTCAGCATCAAGTGTTGCACATAAGAGCCCGGATACCGTTCAAGATCTGGAGGCTCCAGAGCCTCCGCCGCTTGATCTGTCAAAACAGGGGCCTATCGTTGAGCAGAAGTCCTTCGACTATGAAGACATGCCGACGCCTGTGCATAACAGCGCGCCTCAGCTTCTGATGAAGGCGCTGCAAGCGGAACGTGAGGAAGAATACCAAGAGCAACGCCAACAAGAGCGCGAAGAACAACGCGTGCATGCTTTTGAAACGGAAAAGCAGACAAAGAAAGACGATATATCGGCTAGCTTTCCTACAAAAGAGAGTTATCTGTTTCAGCGAGATTCGACCATGTTGGGTCGTGTGCAAACAGGACTAGCTCGCGCGGCTGTGCAAACTGTGGCTCATCTTAGCACGCGTTCGGCCATGTTACGGGAGCGCATCCATCAGCTGTCAAGTAAGCGTCAAAGCAAAAGCATCTCACGTGGCAGTAAAAAAATGTGA
- a CDS encoding universal stress protein, translating into MGEQGKVIIVGMDFSEPAIRALELGIHYAQKLEAPIHVVHAYDIPRLPTGNTAEVEKSFTTWLAKNSKEQLDALLDKYKSNDVALFGDMVAGDPATKICETARKYEAQLIIVGTKGHNVAYRALLGSVADRVIRTSQRPVLMVH; encoded by the coding sequence ATGGGTGAGCAGGGCAAAGTAATCATCGTCGGAATGGACTTTTCCGAGCCCGCGATACGTGCATTAGAGCTTGGAATTCATTATGCCCAGAAACTCGAGGCCCCCATTCATGTGGTTCATGCCTACGATATTCCTCGATTGCCGACAGGAAATACGGCTGAGGTCGAAAAGTCTTTCACGACTTGGCTTGCCAAAAACTCAAAAGAGCAGCTGGATGCTTTACTCGATAAGTACAAAAGCAACGACGTTGCCCTGTTTGGCGATATGGTCGCTGGTGATCCCGCAACGAAGATTTGCGAGACCGCTAGAAAGTATGAAGCACAGCTTATTATCGTGGGCACCAAAGGACACAATGTTGCCTACCGAGCCTTACTTGGAAGCGTTGCGGACCGCGTAATTCGCACATCCCAAAGACCTGTACTCATGGTGCACTAG
- a CDS encoding universal stress protein, with protein MQVKHILTPIDFSENSDKAVAFAAKLAESLSATLHVVHIYQLPMYVVPDGGFVMGDELGSKLKAASEEAVNRFISERGFYGVTMKAHVLCGLPHEAILRIADELDVDMIIMGTHGRAKLSRVLLGSVAEKVVRTSNVPVIVVPNEA; from the coding sequence ATGCAGGTTAAACATATTCTCACACCGATTGATTTCTCCGAAAATTCCGACAAAGCAGTGGCTTTTGCGGCGAAGCTGGCCGAGAGTTTGTCAGCCACCTTGCACGTTGTGCATATCTACCAGCTTCCGATGTACGTTGTCCCAGACGGAGGCTTCGTGATGGGTGATGAACTTGGCAGCAAGCTCAAAGCTGCTTCTGAGGAAGCGGTCAATCGCTTTATTAGTGAACGCGGTTTCTATGGCGTTACGATGAAGGCCCACGTTCTTTGCGGACTACCTCACGAAGCGATTTTGCGAATTGCAGACGAACTGGATGTCGACATGATTATCATGGGCACCCACGGGCGCGCCAAACTTTCCCGCGTCTTGTTGGGTAGTGTGGCAGAAAAAGTAGTGCGTACTTCGAATGTACCAGTAATCGTTGTACCCAATGAAGCGTAG
- a CDS encoding redoxin domain-containing protein, whose protein sequence is MQKAIQPLLYGLLLSLWIAPYAAHADNTKKSDGNKGTASAQVGRKAPAIELSDLSKKGHKLSDYSGKIVVLEWFNPECPFVKFAHSQGPLKDLAKQLAGEDLVWLAINSSAPGRQGHGIEKNQIAKAKFKMNYPILMDESGQTGRSYGAKTTPHMFIINAKGILVYKGALDNAPLGTIYGKKHINYIKDAVTALRSNKAIEQAQTNAYGCSVKYSR, encoded by the coding sequence ATGCAAAAAGCGATACAACCGCTGCTCTACGGACTACTTCTAAGCCTTTGGATCGCGCCCTACGCAGCGCACGCCGATAACACCAAAAAGAGCGATGGCAACAAGGGCACGGCAAGCGCACAAGTTGGAAGGAAAGCGCCAGCCATCGAGCTATCCGACCTTTCCAAAAAAGGACACAAGCTAAGCGACTATTCCGGTAAAATTGTGGTGCTTGAATGGTTTAATCCAGAATGTCCTTTTGTGAAATTTGCACATAGCCAAGGACCACTCAAAGATCTTGCTAAACAACTGGCCGGCGAGGATTTGGTCTGGCTCGCTATCAATTCGAGCGCTCCAGGTCGTCAAGGGCATGGCATTGAAAAAAACCAGATTGCCAAAGCTAAATTCAAGATGAACTATCCAATTCTAATGGATGAAAGTGGGCAGACTGGGCGGAGTTACGGAGCTAAAACCACACCGCACATGTTCATCATCAACGCAAAAGGCATCTTGGTGTACAAAGGCGCTTTGGATAACGCCCCTCTCGGTACCATTTATGGCAAAAAGCACATCAACTACATCAAAGACGCAGTCACCGCGCTGCGCAGCAACAAAGCCATAGAACAAGCTCAAACCAATGCCTACGGTTGCAGCGTAAAATACTCTCGATAA
- a CDS encoding cytochrome c — MRFSRSSLVCWVFGACCLAAALSACGHKSEQSSSKAASKNKTPEALAELDLMTLEAQGAFKTLQPVDIDVVNDPAYHGGRKRFRGYALLDLLSVVPQNVLDGDDLQLRFHAADGYMTSLDVNRDLMRNAVVAYEDLEAPEGKRWVNFRKGKRLMTPAPFYLVWKSSHDDEKLPWPYQLLRIELVNGNVYDAAFPYHEERMTPGYTIFKTHCMSCHSINLAGGSLGPELNVPLNVTEYLDLTFIRAYIQGPRSFRARSVMPDFNELSAQEMKQLMDYLTVMRESKVCSNAKACERQYDSTVN, encoded by the coding sequence ATGAGATTTTCGCGATCTTCTCTAGTATGTTGGGTTTTTGGCGCATGCTGTCTTGCGGCTGCTCTAAGTGCCTGTGGCCACAAATCGGAGCAGTCTTCTTCGAAGGCAGCGAGCAAGAATAAAACGCCCGAGGCTTTGGCTGAGCTTGACCTGATGACCCTTGAAGCCCAGGGTGCATTCAAGACCCTGCAGCCTGTTGATATCGACGTGGTCAATGATCCCGCTTATCATGGTGGGCGCAAGCGATTTCGCGGCTATGCATTGCTTGATTTGCTTTCCGTTGTTCCGCAAAATGTGCTCGATGGCGACGACTTGCAACTTCGCTTTCACGCTGCCGATGGCTACATGACCAGTCTTGATGTGAACCGTGACTTGATGCGCAATGCTGTGGTGGCTTATGAAGATCTCGAGGCGCCGGAGGGCAAGCGCTGGGTCAATTTCCGCAAAGGCAAACGCCTGATGACACCAGCTCCCTTTTATTTGGTGTGGAAGTCGAGTCACGACGATGAAAAGCTTCCATGGCCGTATCAGTTGCTGCGCATCGAGTTAGTCAATGGCAATGTTTACGATGCGGCTTTTCCTTATCATGAAGAGCGCATGACGCCCGGTTATACGATTTTTAAAACGCATTGCATGTCTTGTCACTCTATCAACTTGGCTGGAGGAAGCTTGGGTCCTGAACTAAACGTTCCACTGAACGTGACCGAGTACCTGGACCTGACCTTTATTCGTGCATACATCCAGGGACCGCGTAGCTTCCGAGCGCGCAGTGTCATGCCGGACTTCAACGAGCTTAGTGCCCAAGAAATGAAACAGCTCATGGACTATTTGACCGTGATGCGTGAGTCCAAGGTTTGCTCGAACGCAAAAGCGTGCGAACGCCAGTATGACAGTACTGTCAATTAG
- a CDS encoding flotillin family protein, which produces MTISVIAVVAAVAIVVGFLMYLASRYRRCPSDRILVIYGRVGVGQSAQCIHGGGKLILPLVQDYAYLSLTPMTISIPLQNALSLQNIRINVPSTFTVGISTESHIMNNAAERLLGLQQAHIEDMAREIIFGQLRLTVASLTIEQINQDRESFLESIRKNVEPELNKIGLYLINVNITDITDESDYIESIGKKAAAEAINKAAVDVSEQEKFGAIGQSEANREREIRVAQNLAEAEKGRKAAESGQRVYVQQQEAEAIKGEKQAVAEQRIYVQQQEAEAIKGEKQAVAEQRVFVQQQEAQAIDGENKAKASIADYNAQLAIKEAEALQRGEVARRDAEVEIQKAQYRAEQERLTAQEVVREEIGRRKIEIAAEAQAEKLRREARGEADAILARYQAEAEGIRKVLEAKALGYRELVNSAGGNAKSAATLLMIEKLENIVSTQVEAIKNLKIDKITVWDSGSATGQGSSTSNFVSSLIRSLPPLHEIAAMAGVELPNYLGEVKDKAERNGAAPAQTPAGPLVK; this is translated from the coding sequence ATGACAATTTCAGTGATAGCGGTCGTGGCAGCGGTAGCCATCGTTGTGGGTTTTCTGATGTACCTTGCTTCGCGCTACCGTCGCTGCCCGTCTGATCGGATCTTGGTTATTTACGGTCGCGTTGGTGTGGGGCAGTCTGCTCAATGCATTCATGGCGGCGGTAAGTTAATTCTGCCATTGGTGCAGGACTATGCGTATTTATCGCTTACGCCAATGACGATCAGCATTCCGCTTCAAAATGCGCTGTCGCTGCAAAACATTCGCATTAACGTGCCGAGCACTTTCACTGTGGGTATCAGTACCGAATCGCACATTATGAACAATGCTGCTGAGCGTTTGCTCGGCTTGCAGCAGGCACACATAGAAGACATGGCTCGGGAAATCATTTTTGGTCAACTGCGTCTAACAGTTGCTTCGCTGACCATTGAGCAGATCAACCAAGACCGCGAAAGTTTCTTGGAGTCCATCCGAAAAAATGTCGAACCCGAGCTTAACAAAATTGGTCTTTATCTTATCAACGTGAACATTACTGACATTACCGATGAATCCGATTACATCGAAAGCATCGGTAAAAAAGCGGCAGCTGAAGCCATCAACAAAGCAGCGGTTGATGTTTCGGAACAAGAGAAATTTGGTGCGATTGGTCAGTCCGAAGCTAACCGCGAACGTGAGATTCGCGTCGCGCAAAATTTAGCAGAAGCCGAGAAGGGCAGAAAAGCTGCAGAGTCCGGACAGCGTGTTTACGTGCAGCAGCAAGAAGCTGAAGCTATCAAGGGTGAAAAGCAAGCGGTGGCCGAGCAGCGAATTTATGTGCAGCAACAAGAAGCTGAAGCTATCAAGGGTGAAAAGCAAGCGGTGGCTGAGCAACGAGTGTTTGTGCAACAACAAGAAGCGCAGGCTATTGATGGCGAAAACAAAGCCAAAGCTTCGATTGCTGACTACAATGCACAATTGGCGATAAAGGAAGCCGAAGCGCTGCAGCGTGGTGAAGTGGCACGTCGCGATGCCGAGGTTGAGATTCAAAAAGCGCAATACCGTGCTGAGCAAGAGCGTCTCACCGCACAGGAAGTGGTGCGCGAAGAAATTGGGCGACGCAAAATCGAAATCGCCGCTGAAGCTCAAGCTGAAAAGCTGCGAAGAGAAGCACGTGGTGAAGCAGATGCCATCTTGGCGCGTTACCAGGCTGAGGCTGAAGGTATACGCAAAGTACTTGAAGCAAAAGCTTTGGGTTACCGCGAGTTGGTGAATAGCGCGGGAGGAAATGCTAAGTCCGCAGCTACCTTGCTCATGATCGAAAAACTCGAAAACATTGTGAGTACACAAGTCGAAGCAATCAAGAATCTCAAGATTGACAAAATCACCGTGTGGGATTCAGGAAGCGCAACTGGGCAAGGTTCCTCGACATCAAACTTTGTTTCGAGTTTGATTCGCAGCCTGCCGCCTTTGCATGAGATTGCCGCTATGGCAGGTGTGGAGCTACCCAACTACCTTGGCGAAGTCAAAGACAAGGCTGAAAGAAACGGAGCAGCACCCGCCCAAACACCGGCTGGGCCTTTAGTGAAATAG
- the mscL gene encoding large conductance mechanosensitive channel protein MscL, which translates to MLKEFKEFALKGNVVDMAVGIIIGGAFGKIVSSLVQDVIMPPIGLITGGVNFSQLFFNLDGKSYESLDAAIKAGAPIVKYGAFINTVIDFTIIAFVIFIVIKQMNRFKKKEEAAPAEPPKQEVLLAEIRDLLKKN; encoded by the coding sequence ATGCTCAAAGAATTCAAAGAGTTCGCACTTAAAGGCAACGTTGTTGATATGGCTGTTGGTATCATTATCGGTGGAGCTTTTGGAAAGATTGTAAGCTCCCTCGTGCAAGATGTGATCATGCCACCGATTGGTTTAATCACCGGTGGAGTGAATTTCTCCCAACTCTTTTTCAACCTTGATGGCAAAAGTTACGAGTCTCTAGACGCCGCGATCAAAGCAGGCGCGCCCATCGTCAAGTATGGAGCCTTCATCAATACGGTCATTGATTTTACCATCATCGCTTTTGTGATCTTTATCGTCATCAAGCAGATGAATCGCTTCAAAAAGAAAGAAGAAGCTGCGCCTGCCGAACCCCCAAAACAGGAAGTCTTGCTCGCGGAAATTCGCGACCTTCTAAAGAAAAACTAG
- a CDS encoding alpha/beta fold hydrolase has translation MNAKHFHFILLFALGIGSADPAFAQSSVSIQNYKLPSQNETLCIKKQFVKGSHHERHIVLVHGLTYSSHVFNVDTQDYSLVRFLVQHGLTVWTLDLAGYGCSSKNNKNGFIYDTEHASKDLINAIRFIRKSSTVDKVHLMGWSFGTVVASRVALEKPQWLSKLVLFAPIVRGFDEKAPHEAWHPNTWQHAASDFPTTKEGTIDFSRVEPQVVHHFLSNCWKYDKESSPNGGRHDLFQGRAKELIALDKLRTPTLILGGDADPYLDWPWIEKILAQQKKTLIKLTRFKQGSHILMLEKQIYRPFRQALLDFVVGPTIPSY, from the coding sequence ATGAATGCGAAACATTTTCATTTCATTCTTCTCTTTGCCCTTGGAATAGGGAGCGCAGACCCCGCATTCGCGCAATCATCCGTATCCATACAAAACTACAAACTCCCGTCCCAAAATGAAACGCTTTGCATCAAAAAGCAATTTGTTAAAGGTAGCCATCATGAGAGACACATCGTCTTAGTCCATGGACTGACTTACTCTTCACATGTTTTTAATGTTGATACCCAAGACTACAGTCTTGTACGCTTTTTAGTTCAACATGGGCTAACAGTGTGGACACTTGACCTTGCAGGCTACGGCTGCTCCTCAAAAAACAATAAAAATGGTTTTATCTACGACACAGAGCATGCCAGCAAGGATCTGATCAACGCCATCCGCTTTATCCGTAAGAGCAGCACAGTCGACAAAGTCCACCTCATGGGATGGAGTTTCGGAACGGTCGTTGCATCCCGGGTCGCTCTAGAAAAGCCCCAATGGCTAAGCAAACTAGTTCTCTTCGCTCCTATTGTTCGCGGATTCGATGAAAAAGCACCTCATGAGGCGTGGCATCCAAACACTTGGCAACATGCCGCCAGTGATTTTCCTACGACCAAAGAGGGAACGATCGATTTTTCACGCGTCGAGCCACAGGTAGTCCATCACTTTCTTTCCAATTGCTGGAAGTACGACAAAGAGAGCAGTCCCAATGGTGGACGTCACGACCTGTTCCAGGGCCGAGCAAAAGAACTCATAGCATTGGATAAACTCCGGACACCTACACTCATACTCGGTGGCGACGCCGATCCGTATTTGGACTGGCCATGGATCGAAAAAATTCTAGCACAGCAAAAAAAAACCTTGATTAAACTCACACGCTTTAAGCAAGGCTCTCACATTCTAATGCTGGAAAAGCAAATTTACAGACCTTTCCGTCAGGCTCTACTCGATTTTGTAGTCGGACCGACGATCCCGAGCTATTGA